One part of the Ferrimicrobium sp. genome encodes these proteins:
- a CDS encoding 2,3,4,5-tetrahydropyridine-2,6-dicarboxylate N-succinyltransferase, with the protein MVNPVEIEALYERRSSLSPEDVDARALVFDVLAELDRGAIRVAEVDPASDAVVVHDWIKKAILLSFRLRGLTTHTVGPFEFVDRLPLKRDYARAGVRVVPGGSARFGAYLGPGVTLMPSYVNIGAFVGAETMVDTWVTVGSCAQVGERVHLSGGVGIGGVLEPPQAVPVVVGDDAFIGSRAMVVEGARVGHGAVVGAGTIVTPTIPIYDLATGAELTRGYIPAWSVAVSGTRLRETPGGSFGMSCILIVSRLEPGRRHEKTELNEILRDHGAGL; encoded by the coding sequence ATGGTCAATCCTGTTGAGATCGAAGCACTCTACGAGCGACGCAGTTCGCTCTCACCTGAAGACGTCGATGCCAGGGCGCTGGTTTTCGACGTGCTGGCCGAGCTAGACCGGGGTGCGATCCGAGTCGCCGAGGTCGATCCGGCCTCAGATGCCGTGGTCGTCCATGATTGGATCAAGAAGGCTATTTTGCTCTCGTTTCGTTTGCGAGGACTCACGACTCACACGGTAGGTCCCTTTGAGTTCGTCGATCGCCTGCCGTTAAAGCGTGACTATGCACGCGCAGGCGTTCGGGTGGTACCTGGCGGATCAGCACGCTTTGGCGCCTATCTCGGGCCCGGTGTGACCCTAATGCCGAGTTATGTCAACATCGGAGCCTTCGTCGGTGCCGAGACGATGGTTGACACCTGGGTGACGGTTGGCTCGTGCGCGCAGGTCGGTGAGCGAGTGCACCTCTCTGGTGGTGTCGGTATTGGTGGTGTTCTTGAACCACCCCAAGCCGTGCCGGTCGTGGTGGGGGATGATGCCTTTATCGGCTCGAGGGCTATGGTGGTCGAGGGCGCACGGGTTGGCCACGGCGCGGTCGTAGGGGCTGGCACGATCGTCACCCCGACGATTCCAATCTATGACCTTGCGACCGGAGCTGAGCTAACCCGTGGTTATATCCCAGCCTGGTCGGTCGCCGTCAGCGGTACTCGACTGCGAGAGACGCCCGGTGGCAGCTTTGGCATGAGTTGCATCCTGATCGTCTCACGACTTGAGCCTGGGCGTCGGCACGAAAAGACCGAGCTCAACGAGATCTTGCGAGACCATGGCGCGGGCTTGTAG
- a CDS encoding aminotransferase class I/II-fold pyridoxal phosphate-dependent enzyme, with product MNEFPTTGTKAVAQLRELAYESGFEVVDASVGSPVDPPPAIVPRLLASSGTERHYPRSDGSNAFKDAALAWMMRSMGVELDPSQVGATIGSKELITTLPLILARRRRERDVVLVPSIAYPSYAAGAKWAGLEVYRMPVGHDGGPNFDAIPEEVGTRALLVWVNSPNNPSGIIYDLAAASRFGARHGVIIASDECYRDFGWARQPSSILELGTSSHLGVFSLSKRSNLAGLRIGLYAGDADLVHEIAEARRELGFMPPGPVQTVAAGVFEDEEHVLEQRRRYFERLKLLAGWLAHLLDAPVPLPDGAIYLWVPVPAEFNHDGTALATMLATKFGLVVAPGSDYGDQGFVRVSATISSKQMETLASRMS from the coding sequence GTGAACGAGTTTCCTACGACGGGCACCAAAGCGGTCGCTCAGCTGCGTGAACTGGCCTACGAGAGTGGATTCGAGGTTGTTGATGCCTCGGTTGGATCTCCGGTGGACCCGCCTCCAGCGATCGTGCCACGTCTTCTCGCGTCGTCGGGTACTGAGCGTCACTACCCACGCTCAGATGGTTCGAATGCCTTCAAGGATGCGGCACTTGCGTGGATGATGCGTTCCATGGGGGTGGAGCTCGATCCATCCCAGGTTGGTGCCACCATCGGCTCCAAAGAGCTCATCACCACGCTGCCACTCATCCTCGCTCGTCGTCGCCGAGAGCGTGATGTTGTGCTCGTTCCCTCGATTGCCTATCCGAGTTACGCCGCCGGCGCCAAGTGGGCTGGTCTCGAGGTTTATCGCATGCCTGTCGGTCACGATGGCGGGCCGAACTTCGATGCAATTCCTGAGGAGGTGGGCACCAGAGCCCTCCTTGTCTGGGTTAACTCGCCAAACAATCCCTCTGGTATCATCTATGATCTCGCGGCTGCATCGCGTTTTGGCGCCCGTCACGGTGTCATCATCGCCTCGGATGAGTGCTATCGGGATTTCGGTTGGGCTCGCCAGCCCAGCTCAATCCTTGAGCTGGGCACCTCGTCACACCTTGGTGTCTTCTCGCTTTCCAAGCGCTCCAACCTAGCGGGTTTGCGCATTGGGCTCTATGCCGGAGATGCTGATTTGGTGCATGAGATCGCCGAGGCTCGCCGAGAGCTTGGTTTCATGCCGCCGGGGCCGGTGCAAACGGTTGCCGCCGGAGTCTTTGAGGATGAAGAACACGTTCTTGAACAGCGCCGTCGCTACTTCGAACGGCTGAAGTTGTTGGCCGGTTGGCTTGCGCACCTGCTTGATGCACCGGTTCCTCTACCCGATGGTGCCATCTACCTTTGGGTTCCGGTACCGGCGGAGTTCAACCACGATGGAACGGCGCTAGCGACCATGTTGGCGACCAAGTTCGGGCTCGTCGTTGCCCCGGGCTCTGACTATGGGGACCAGGGATTCGTTCGAGTGTCAGCGACCATCTCGTCCAAACAGATGGAGACGCTTGCCTCGCGGATGAGCTAG
- the dapE gene encoding succinyl-diaminopimelate desuccinylase — protein MMDGDDAHARASDVVGYARALLAIPSVSGEERAIADYVQACLGVKDGWTVERIGETVIASCPGTRSGQGRRVLLAGHLDTVPGADGYQEDDECLFGLGACDMKGGLAVMLALADEELVNPTTLVFYPCEEVAFDRNGLHQLGPREAFLAAHEQAVLLEPTDGVVELGCQGTLRLKLELHGRRAHTSRPWMGQNAIDRLGAVLTRLGDFDRRSPTLGGVEFRESLSPVRVEGFVANNVVPDRAVLWINYRFAPDLGIAEAQDRIIDWIGPLLTSEDVITLEDGAQGASPTQVGFESLIGQAGQVRAKLGWTDVSFLSALGVPSVNYGPGDPLLAHGGHERLSKAALSSTLATLMTWINDARIGAKRG, from the coding sequence ATGATGGATGGCGACGACGCACACGCCCGAGCTTCCGATGTTGTTGGCTACGCGCGAGCCTTGCTCGCGATTCCCTCGGTTTCGGGTGAGGAACGGGCAATTGCTGACTACGTGCAAGCCTGCCTCGGAGTCAAAGATGGGTGGACGGTCGAGCGCATCGGCGAGACGGTGATTGCCTCCTGTCCTGGAACTCGATCTGGCCAAGGGCGCAGGGTACTCCTAGCTGGTCACCTCGATACCGTTCCTGGCGCCGATGGTTACCAAGAGGACGACGAGTGTCTGTTTGGTCTCGGTGCCTGCGACATGAAGGGTGGCCTCGCGGTCATGTTGGCGCTGGCGGATGAGGAGCTTGTCAATCCGACCACCCTGGTGTTCTACCCTTGTGAAGAGGTCGCCTTTGACCGTAATGGGTTGCATCAGCTCGGTCCGAGAGAGGCATTCCTGGCTGCGCATGAGCAGGCGGTCCTATTGGAGCCGACCGATGGCGTGGTCGAACTCGGTTGCCAAGGAACCCTACGTCTCAAGCTCGAGCTCCACGGTCGTCGAGCCCACACCTCTCGACCCTGGATGGGCCAGAACGCCATCGATCGTCTCGGGGCGGTGCTAACACGACTTGGCGACTTTGACCGGCGATCTCCAACGCTTGGTGGGGTCGAATTTCGTGAGTCACTCTCGCCGGTGCGAGTCGAGGGTTTCGTCGCCAATAACGTCGTTCCGGATCGCGCTGTGCTCTGGATCAACTACCGGTTCGCGCCAGATCTCGGGATCGCCGAGGCGCAAGACCGAATCATCGACTGGATAGGACCGTTGCTCACCAGCGAGGATGTGATCACCCTCGAGGACGGTGCCCAAGGAGCCTCGCCAACTCAAGTAGGGTTCGAATCCCTGATTGGGCAGGCGGGCCAGGTGCGCGCAAAGCTAGGTTGGACCGATGTGAGTTTTCTGTCCGCCCTTGGCGTGCCATCGGTCAACTATGGGCCCGGTGACCCGCTCTTGGCCCATGGTGGCCACGAGCGCCTCTCGAAGGCGGCACTTTCATCCACCTTAGCGACCCTCATGACATGGATCAACGATGCTAGGATCGGGGCGAAGCGGGGCTGA
- a CDS encoding transposase, whose translation MKTDGMGGFNDLSETGYTHIRTISAHLGEDEHFSPVLHTQIANLEAQIQGTYHRRPSKRHIAPYLDEYCFLFHRRHIQVGIMDRLLNACALSVPIRVAEHA comes from the coding sequence TTGAAGACAGACGGTATGGGTGGCTTTAACGACCTTTCAGAGACGGGCTACACCCATATCCGGACCATCTCCGCGCACCTAGGCGAGGACGAGCACTTCTCCCCGGTCTTGCACACCCAGATCGCCAACCTCGAGGCCCAGATTCAGGGGACCTATCATCGTCGGCCATCCAAGCGCCACATCGCACCATATCTCGATGAATACTGCTTTCTCTTCCACCGACGACACATCCAAGTCGGAATCATGGACAGACTGCTCAACGCCTGTGCACTGAGCGTACCAATCCGCGTCGCAGAGCACGCCTGA
- a CDS encoding response regulator transcription factor: protein MIRLLLVDDQALIRAGLRVLLESAEDIEVVGEAADGASAIDLLRSQPIDVVLMDIRMPIMDGLKATEVIASDPQLASTRIIMLTTFAEDDYIVEAIRNGASGFLVKDSEPAELINAVRVVHQGEALLSPSVTRSLLATIASRSTPTPINNQTLNTLSDREREVLVLVGSGLNNTEIAEKLYLSPLTAKTHVSHIMVKLNVRDRAQLVVIAYETGLVRPSLS from the coding sequence ATGATACGTCTCCTCCTCGTCGACGACCAAGCGCTGATTCGAGCGGGTCTGCGGGTGCTCTTGGAGTCAGCCGAGGACATCGAAGTGGTTGGCGAGGCTGCCGATGGCGCCAGCGCCATCGATCTCTTGCGGTCACAACCCATCGACGTCGTTCTCATGGATATCCGAATGCCAATCATGGACGGCCTCAAAGCTACCGAGGTCATCGCCTCAGATCCACAGCTAGCCAGCACGCGAATCATCATGCTGACCACCTTCGCCGAAGACGACTACATCGTCGAGGCCATTCGTAACGGAGCCAGTGGATTCCTGGTTAAAGACAGCGAACCGGCGGAGTTGATCAACGCCGTTCGTGTCGTCCATCAGGGAGAAGCCCTACTCTCCCCAAGTGTGACCCGATCTCTCTTAGCCACCATCGCGAGTCGGAGTACACCAACCCCCATCAACAACCAGACGCTCAACACCCTGAGTGATCGCGAGCGCGAGGTCCTCGTGCTAGTCGGCTCCGGACTCAACAACACCGAGATCGCCGAGAAGCTGTATCTCAGTCCGCTGACCGCGAAGACACACGTCAGCCACATCATGGTCAAACTCAACGTACGTGATCGCGCGCAACTCGTAGTGATCGCCTACGAGACGGGGCTCGTGCGCCCCTCCCTGTCTTAG